The following are encoded in a window of Jeotgalibacillus aurantiacus genomic DNA:
- a CDS encoding DUF6906 family protein, translated as MKSGKRPTRAERQHMLDHGCNPNNWLVSKKAQGVMLLIHRFTNQTKEIPMN; from the coding sequence GTGAAATCAGGTAAACGTCCAACCAGAGCGGAGCGGCAGCACATGCTTGATCATGGTTGCAATCCAAACAACTGGCTTGTATCTAAAAAAGCACAAGGAGTTATGCTGCTGATCCACCGCTTTACTAATCAAACGAAAGAGATCCCTATGAACTGA
- a CDS encoding DnaD domain-containing protein translates to MTKLLIYEAPLQVLPTLAVKLGLNEAIFTQQLHYWLQHSNNERDGHKWVYKKIDEWHQEFPFWSASTVKRVIKNLENKGVLITSDQYNKMKIDKTKWYRIDYQKLNDLTRDQIDLSTGQNDLSTGQSDLCNNHKITSLDSNNNNGQAEPVENQHQKPKQELLNPLTFYEKNIGKASPHIMQELLYWGDDLTPQLVIEASKRAVEANKRSWGYIKSILLEWSDRNVQTLDDVKALDVEFKNSRSTVAAGYRAQPKKRPGEEDLNLDD, encoded by the coding sequence ATGACAAAACTATTAATTTACGAAGCACCTCTGCAGGTTCTTCCCACCCTAGCTGTAAAACTCGGATTAAACGAGGCCATTTTTACACAGCAGCTCCATTATTGGCTACAGCACAGCAACAATGAGCGGGACGGTCATAAGTGGGTTTATAAAAAGATCGATGAATGGCATCAGGAATTTCCTTTCTGGTCTGCCAGCACGGTCAAGCGCGTCATCAAGAATCTTGAAAACAAAGGTGTGCTAATCACTTCCGATCAGTACAACAAAATGAAGATTGATAAGACCAAATGGTACCGGATTGATTATCAAAAATTGAATGATCTTACGAGAGACCAAATTGACCTATCGACAGGTCAAAATGACCTCTCCACGGGTCAATCTGACCTGTGCAATAACCATAAGATTACTTCATTAGATTCTAATAATAATAATGGGCAGGCTGAGCCTGTTGAAAACCAACACCAAAAACCAAAACAGGAATTGCTGAATCCGCTCACTTTTTACGAAAAAAACATAGGAAAGGCTTCTCCTCACATCATGCAGGAGTTGTTGTATTGGGGTGATGATCTTACTCCGCAGCTAGTCATAGAGGCAAGTAAGCGAGCGGTCGAAGCTAACAAAAGATCATGGGGCTATATCAAAAGCATTTTACTTGAATGGTCAGATCGGAATGTCCAAACGCTTGATGATGTAAAGGCTTTGGATGTTGAGTTTAAAAACAGCCGCTCCACTGTAGCTGCCGGGTACAGAGCTCAGCCAAAGAAAAGACCGGGAGAGGAGGACTTGAATCTCGATGACTAA
- a CDS encoding helix-turn-helix domain-containing protein: MTAKKRHHEPYSKLKLYLKDIGVTQAELAARVGIDRINLNKKINGHGPDFSASEIRRICLELNISSDAFFIDHKVSYLKLSDQKELAGSGG; this comes from the coding sequence ATGACAGCTAAAAAGCGACATCATGAGCCTTACAGTAAACTGAAACTCTACCTGAAGGACATTGGCGTCACACAGGCTGAATTGGCTGCAAGAGTGGGTATTGACCGCATTAATTTGAATAAAAAAATTAATGGTCATGGCCCGGATTTTTCTGCTTCTGAGATAAGGAGAATCTGTTTGGAGTTAAATATCAGTTCTGATGCCTTTTTTATTGACCACAAAGTTTCATATTTGAAACTTTCTGATCAAAAGGAGTTAGCAGGGTCTGGCGGATAA
- a CDS encoding helix-turn-helix domain-containing protein translates to MHSIGAVIKKIRTERKLSQEEFANRINNKMNMSITKGMVSKWEKDLIEPKVSAIKGIVATYGVSMDEILGVGEYARNSKINVIAAHIDDDVTEEELENIKSYIEFIKNQRK, encoded by the coding sequence TTGCACTCTATCGGCGCTGTCATAAAGAAAATAAGAACCGAGAGAAAACTTTCACAAGAAGAGTTTGCTAATCGTATAAACAATAAAATGAACATGTCAATTACAAAAGGTATGGTCTCTAAATGGGAAAAAGATTTAATTGAACCTAAAGTAAGTGCTATTAAAGGAATCGTTGCAACCTACGGAGTTTCTATGGATGAGATCCTTGGTGTTGGAGAATACGCACGTAATTCTAAAATCAACGTTATAGCTGCTCATATTGATGATGATGTAACTGAGGAAGAACTTGAAAATATCAAATCTTATATAGAATTTATCAAAAACCAACGAAAGTGA
- a CDS encoding phage antirepressor KilAC domain-containing protein — translation MNELIKTIRNENDEILISARELHEFLEVETPFRIWFPRMTEYGFVEQVDYTPYFFVHPLNHQETKDYHLKLDMAKEISMIQRNEKGKEARQYFLKLEKLWNSPEATMKRALQIADKNYKALEAKMLIDQPKVLFADAVSASHTSILIGDLAKLLKQNGYDTGQNRLFKQLRDEGYLIKKKGASFNSPTQRAMDMDLFQIKETTITHSDGFVSVNMTTKVTGKGQQYFINKFLGRLPAQLGDPL, via the coding sequence ATGAATGAATTAATTAAGACCATTCGCAACGAAAACGATGAAATACTCATCAGTGCAAGGGAACTGCATGAATTTTTAGAAGTCGAGACACCCTTTAGAATTTGGTTTCCTAGAATGACTGAATATGGATTCGTTGAGCAAGTCGACTATACCCCGTACTTTTTTGTACACCCTTTAAATCATCAAGAGACAAAGGACTATCACTTAAAACTGGATATGGCGAAAGAGATCTCGATGATCCAGCGAAATGAAAAAGGGAAAGAAGCCCGCCAATATTTTTTGAAACTTGAAAAACTTTGGAATAGTCCTGAAGCAACGATGAAAAGAGCTCTGCAGATCGCAGATAAAAACTATAAGGCATTAGAGGCAAAGATGCTGATTGATCAACCAAAAGTGTTGTTTGCTGATGCGGTATCAGCTTCTCACACCAGTATTTTGATCGGGGACCTCGCCAAGCTATTGAAACAGAATGGATACGATACCGGTCAAAACAGGTTATTCAAACAGCTGAGGGATGAAGGGTACCTGATCAAGAAAAAAGGAGCCAGTTTCAACAGTCCAACGCAGCGAGCAATGGATATGGATCTTTTTCAAATAAAGGAGACCACGATTACACATTCAGATGGGTTTGTCAGTGTGAATATGACTACCAAAGTCACTGGAAAAGGACAACAGTATTTTATCAATAAGTTTTTGGGCAGACTGCCGGCCCAACTGGGGGATCCGTTATGA
- a CDS encoding ImmA/IrrE family metallo-endopeptidase produces MRYEKLLDEYPELIVKEDPRMPDKLPGFIVNNFISINKNISLPAKYFILAEEIGHYVTTEGDILNLNDIRHMKAEIVARRWGYHKVLSFDHLIECYQMNILTCEELCDHFELEPGHVDRVLKAYIEKYGLSVEYKGYTIEFEPLNIHKKF; encoded by the coding sequence TTGAGATATGAAAAATTATTAGATGAGTACCCTGAACTTATCGTTAAAGAAGATCCAAGAATGCCGGACAAACTACCTGGCTTTATCGTGAACAACTTTATATCGATAAATAAAAACATTTCCTTACCAGCAAAGTATTTTATATTAGCAGAAGAAATCGGACACTATGTAACGACTGAGGGAGATATTTTAAACCTTAACGATATACGTCACATGAAAGCTGAAATTGTAGCAAGGCGATGGGGCTATCACAAAGTACTGTCTTTTGATCACTTAATTGAGTGCTATCAAATGAACATCCTTACTTGTGAAGAGTTGTGTGATCACTTTGAATTGGAACCTGGACATGTAGATCGAGTCCTCAAAGCATATATCGAAAAGTACGGGCTATCAGTTGAATACAAAGGTTATACCATTGAATTTGAGCCTTTAAATATACATAAAAAATTTTAA
- a CDS encoding DUF771 domain-containing protein — MNQQFEVQVSIAVPEHLVIIEKVELKRLKDQELKGQWWSMKDLEDRTGKKSYWIKENILAKPKYRKMLDVKYGGFVYYPEVKGETYAFHALKMADFLDKYFAEIYMRAGGE; from the coding sequence GTGAATCAGCAATTTGAAGTTCAAGTATCGATAGCAGTCCCTGAACACTTAGTCATTATTGAAAAAGTCGAACTGAAAAGACTAAAGGATCAGGAGCTCAAAGGTCAGTGGTGGTCCATGAAAGATTTGGAGGATCGCACTGGCAAAAAATCTTACTGGATTAAAGAAAACATCTTGGCAAAACCGAAGTACAGAAAAATGTTGGATGTTAAATACGGAGGGTTTGTTTATTATCCGGAAGTTAAAGGCGAAACCTATGCTTTCCATGCTTTGAAAATGGCTGACTTTTTGGATAAGTATTTCGCTGAAATTTATATGAGAGCGGGTGGTGAGTAA